A stretch of the Sphingosinithalassobacter tenebrarum genome encodes the following:
- a CDS encoding cation transporter → MSLDDSEDCGCTGDPERAVDDPQYRRALWIVIILNVGFGMIELAAGFLAASQALKADALDFLGDGSITFIGLLALGWTASTRARVALAQGLFLAALGVSVIGAAIWRMFDMVQPEAGIMGWVGFVALLINLAAVFVLARFRKGGDAQARAIWLFSRNDALANVAVIVAAGLVYWLGSAWPDIIVAAAIAFLFLHSALEIIRHARSDMKTQQIA, encoded by the coding sequence ATGAGTTTAGATGATTCGGAAGACTGTGGTTGCACCGGCGACCCCGAGAGGGCGGTTGACGATCCGCAATACCGCCGCGCGCTTTGGATCGTGATTATCCTCAATGTCGGTTTCGGCATGATCGAGCTGGCCGCCGGGTTTTTAGCCGCGAGCCAGGCGCTCAAAGCCGACGCGCTGGATTTCCTTGGCGATGGCTCGATCACCTTCATCGGACTGCTTGCGCTCGGATGGACGGCATCGACGCGTGCTCGGGTGGCGCTCGCGCAAGGTTTGTTTCTGGCGGCGCTTGGTGTGAGTGTGATCGGCGCGGCGATCTGGCGCATGTTCGATATGGTGCAGCCGGAAGCCGGCATCATGGGCTGGGTGGGTTTTGTCGCCCTGCTTATCAACCTTGCCGCCGTTTTTGTGCTCGCTCGCTTTCGCAAAGGAGGCGATGCTCAAGCGCGCGCGATATGGCTATTTTCACGCAACGATGCCCTGGCCAATGTCGCGGTCATCGTCGCAGCCGGTTTGGTTTATTGGTTGGGAAGCGCATGGCCTGATATCATCGTGGCCGCTGCGATTGCGTTTTTGTTCCTCCATTCGGCTCTCGAAATTATCCGCCATGCGCGCAGCGATATGAAAACGCAGCAGATTGCATGA
- a CDS encoding cytochrome c/FTR1 family iron permease codes for MMKYLARLSGICLALLLSFGSAQALAAEPNTIWRLLDYMAVDYAAAVEDGEVVNEVEYEEMVEFAGTVRSGIAELPERPGRVRLEANAKQLEADILSMAPVDQVATAARKLAADLLAIYPITLSPSRAPDLERGRLLYQETCASCHGVSGNGRGPASAGLDPPPIAFTDVDRARQRSIMGLYQVIDQGIDGTAMPGFSQLSSDDRWALAFYSGSVAFEAVDEGARLWKSDSELRKRFPDLAALTKITPDELAGEIGQVRADALMAYLRANPSAIADAAGPLGITRTRLAEAERAHANGNISRAKELALSAYLDGFEPVEPILATRNPDLLVRIESGMMDLRAAIDADLPTSAISERIRAIEGLLVQAENVLAPESATGWSTFVASFAILLREGLEALLIVIAMIAFVRKAGQDRALRFVHGGWTGALVAGALTWLAATYLLDISGAGRESIEAFGSLIAALVLLSVGVWMHGKSQADNWQRYIRDKLGKALSRGSLWFLFGIVFLVVYREVFETILFYAALSAQGSTGYLLAGAATAGLLLVVIAWLLLRYSRTLPIGKFFAYSSVLIALLAIVLIGKGIAGLQEAGVIGIAPIAGGPRLSMLGVYPTFQVIGAQLAMASVLLLGFWINHTRASNNDRSRDAV; via the coding sequence ATGATGAAATATTTGGCGCGCCTGTCCGGCATTTGCCTGGCCCTTCTGTTGTCGTTCGGCAGCGCGCAAGCGTTGGCGGCAGAACCCAACACGATCTGGCGCCTGCTCGATTACATGGCGGTAGATTATGCAGCTGCCGTCGAGGACGGCGAAGTCGTCAACGAAGTCGAATATGAGGAAATGGTCGAATTCGCCGGTACGGTACGATCGGGTATTGCGGAATTGCCTGAACGCCCCGGTCGCGTTCGGCTAGAGGCAAACGCGAAGCAACTTGAAGCCGATATCCTCTCGATGGCCCCCGTTGATCAAGTTGCCACGGCAGCCAGAAAGCTCGCTGCGGATCTCCTAGCCATCTATCCGATCACGCTCTCGCCTTCGAGGGCGCCCGATCTTGAGCGCGGAAGACTGCTGTACCAGGAGACTTGTGCCAGTTGCCACGGGGTGTCAGGAAACGGTCGCGGGCCGGCGTCTGCGGGCCTTGATCCACCGCCGATCGCATTTACCGACGTCGATCGCGCGCGTCAGCGCAGCATTATGGGTCTCTATCAGGTTATCGACCAAGGGATCGATGGCACCGCCATGCCCGGTTTCTCGCAGCTCTCCTCCGACGATCGTTGGGCCCTGGCCTTCTATTCGGGATCCGTCGCCTTTGAGGCGGTCGACGAAGGGGCGCGTCTATGGAAGTCAGATTCCGAACTACGCAAACGCTTTCCCGATCTTGCCGCTCTCACGAAGATCACGCCGGACGAACTGGCAGGAGAGATCGGGCAAGTGCGCGCGGACGCGCTCATGGCCTATCTTCGGGCCAACCCGTCGGCGATCGCCGATGCAGCGGGGCCTCTTGGCATCACACGTACCCGGCTCGCAGAAGCTGAACGCGCCCACGCGAACGGGAATATTTCCCGGGCCAAGGAGCTCGCACTGTCGGCATATTTGGACGGGTTCGAACCCGTCGAACCGATATTGGCGACACGCAATCCGGATCTTCTGGTGCGTATCGAGAGCGGGATGATGGACTTGCGTGCAGCCATCGACGCAGATCTGCCGACCTCTGCGATAAGCGAACGGATCCGGGCCATCGAGGGTTTGCTCGTACAGGCTGAAAATGTCCTTGCGCCGGAATCTGCGACGGGCTGGTCAACCTTCGTGGCATCTTTCGCGATCCTCCTCCGCGAGGGTCTGGAGGCATTGCTGATCGTGATCGCCATGATCGCTTTCGTGAGGAAGGCGGGACAGGATCGGGCATTGCGATTTGTTCATGGCGGGTGGACCGGTGCGCTGGTGGCAGGCGCGCTTACTTGGCTTGCGGCGACCTATCTTCTCGACATCAGCGGTGCCGGCCGGGAATCGATCGAGGCATTCGGTTCGCTGATTGCAGCGCTGGTCCTTCTGTCGGTTGGCGTCTGGATGCACGGAAAATCACAGGCAGACAATTGGCAGCGCTATATCCGCGACAAGCTTGGCAAGGCGCTTTCGCGCGGATCGCTCTGGTTCCTGTTCGGGATCGTATTCCTTGTCGTCTATAGAGAGGTCTTCGAAACCATCCTCTTTTACGCTGCGCTGTCCGCTCAGGGAAGTACGGGCTATCTGCTGGCGGGCGCTGCCACGGCCGGTTTGCTCCTTGTCGTCATCGCCTGGCTGCTGCTGCGCTACAGCCGGACGCTGCCGATCGGAAAGTTCTTTGCCTACAGTTCGGTGCTCATCGCCCTGCTTGCGATTGTCCTGATTGGCAAAGGGATCGCGGGCTTGCAGGAAGCGGGTGTGATCGGAATTGCGCCGATAGCCGGCGGTCCGCGACTAAGTATGCTTGGAGTTTATCCGACGTTCCAAGTGATTGGCGCTCAACTTGCAATGGCATCCGTACTTTTACTTGGTTTCTGGATTAATCACACCCGAGCATCAAACAATGACCGGTCACGCGATGCAGTGTGA
- a CDS encoding TolC family protein: MFAIIWRGALFAGLSLAVLPGAVRAQERAVLTLDEALARAGVDESAQVQSDNPRLIGPQAETDAARALIDQARLRPNPELAFEAENIAGSGAFSGLQATEYTLSLSQRLELGGKRGARIRSAEAEARVAMLSGELSVAELSRMVRERYIEAVASAARLELARDVVERNRELARIAGLLVEVGREPPLRSLRAEAALAEAEAEFEAARASEIAARSALVALWGETSPPPDVPSAFPGIEPPAMLLASPSALRLQVARAEREAADAAIDRERSLGVPDPAISAGVRRFEESRDQAFLVGVSIPLPFRNRNQGNIAAAEARFRAASAREAVARADFELEVTQARGRFLAAEARVETLSQTSLPQAEEALRLVRIGYRNGRFPLIEVLAAAEARDAIREALIQAQEDRGRLAAQLIWLGAQ; the protein is encoded by the coding sequence ATGTTTGCCATTATTTGGCGAGGCGCCCTTTTTGCAGGGCTGAGCCTCGCAGTACTGCCCGGTGCGGTGCGTGCACAAGAACGCGCGGTGTTGACGCTCGACGAAGCTCTCGCGCGTGCGGGTGTGGACGAAAGCGCGCAGGTGCAATCAGACAATCCGCGTTTGATCGGGCCGCAGGCCGAAACGGACGCGGCACGCGCGCTTATCGATCAGGCACGGCTTCGGCCAAATCCTGAGCTTGCCTTTGAAGCGGAGAACATCGCAGGAAGCGGTGCCTTTTCAGGGCTGCAAGCAACCGAATATACGCTGTCTTTGAGTCAGCGCCTCGAGCTAGGCGGCAAGCGGGGCGCACGCATTCGCTCGGCCGAGGCCGAGGCGCGCGTGGCAATGCTTTCTGGAGAATTGTCGGTCGCTGAGCTGAGTCGCATGGTGCGCGAACGCTACATCGAGGCGGTCGCTTCAGCTGCGCGACTGGAACTTGCCCGCGACGTAGTCGAACGCAATCGCGAACTCGCGCGTATAGCTGGCCTGCTTGTCGAAGTTGGCCGCGAGCCGCCGCTGCGCTCGCTTCGTGCAGAAGCGGCCCTTGCTGAAGCCGAGGCGGAGTTTGAAGCCGCGCGAGCTTCAGAGATAGCGGCGCGGAGCGCGTTGGTGGCGCTCTGGGGTGAAACGTCCCCTCCCCCGGACGTGCCATCGGCGTTTCCCGGGATCGAACCTCCTGCGATGCTTCTTGCATCGCCTTCTGCTTTGCGTCTCCAAGTCGCGCGTGCCGAACGCGAGGCGGCGGACGCTGCGATCGACAGGGAGCGCTCTTTGGGTGTTCCCGATCCGGCCATCTCCGCCGGTGTCAGGCGGTTCGAGGAAAGCAGGGATCAGGCCTTCCTAGTGGGCGTCTCGATTCCCCTTCCTTTCCGCAATCGCAATCAGGGTAACATCGCCGCTGCCGAGGCCCGCTTCCGCGCGGCCTCCGCACGCGAGGCTGTCGCCCGCGCGGATTTCGAACTCGAAGTAACCCAGGCGCGCGGCCGCTTTCTCGCCGCCGAGGCTCGTGTAGAGACTCTGTCCCAAACCTCCCTGCCTCAAGCGGAAGAAGCCTTGCGCCTCGTCCGGATTGGGTATCGCAACGGCAGGTTCCCGCTGATCGAGGTTCTGGCTGCGGCCGAAGCCCGCGATGCAATCCGAGAAGCCTTGATCCAAGCCCAGGAAGATCGCGGTCGCCTGGCGGCGCAGTTGATCTGGCTTGGCGCCCAATGA
- a CDS encoding efflux RND transporter periplasmic adaptor subunit encodes MNRKRLAVLIGLIILVFAAAVMLWPDNGAEPHSEEETEESDLPEGLVLLGEEQIRSSEIMVETVGEGSAVELVFPATIAASPTGSARIDARAAGVVRSVQKTLGDYVRQGETIARIESAEAAALASQLSAARARVNELSAAYERERRLFEANVTARQDLEAVRANLQVAQSELSRAQAAVAAAGVSGDGRSLAVTSPLAGRVTAAPIVLGSFVDAGEELYQIVNPNAMQIEVALPSAEASRIQPGDEATLELAENREIGARVRSVTPSLDPESRSATAVLSLTRSIPGLQPGAFLQARIRPSGEVDTGRMSVPESAVQSLDGQEVVFVRTRRGFQTRPVVTGARSAGRVVIESGLEANWRIATENAFLLKAELEKEEAEHGH; translated from the coding sequence ATGAACCGTAAGCGTTTGGCCGTACTGATCGGCCTGATCATTCTTGTTTTTGCGGCTGCTGTAATGCTGTGGCCGGACAACGGCGCAGAACCGCACAGCGAAGAGGAAACCGAAGAAAGCGATCTCCCGGAAGGACTGGTCCTACTCGGCGAAGAGCAGATTCGAAGCTCCGAAATCATGGTCGAGACCGTTGGTGAGGGCTCGGCGGTAGAGCTAGTGTTCCCAGCCACAATCGCCGCTAGCCCCACAGGCAGCGCGCGGATCGATGCGCGAGCGGCGGGCGTGGTGCGGAGCGTTCAAAAAACGCTGGGTGATTACGTCCGGCAGGGTGAAACCATTGCGCGTATCGAAAGTGCGGAAGCGGCAGCTTTGGCATCGCAATTGAGCGCGGCGCGCGCGCGCGTCAACGAATTGTCAGCCGCCTATGAGCGCGAACGCCGGCTTTTCGAAGCCAATGTTACGGCGCGGCAGGATCTCGAAGCGGTGCGCGCCAATCTCCAGGTCGCCCAGTCAGAACTGTCCCGCGCGCAGGCAGCGGTTGCGGCAGCGGGCGTGAGTGGCGACGGTCGGTCTTTGGCGGTTACCAGCCCTCTTGCAGGACGGGTAACGGCGGCGCCTATTGTCCTTGGTTCGTTTGTCGATGCGGGAGAGGAACTCTACCAAATCGTGAATCCTAATGCGATGCAGATCGAAGTCGCGCTCCCCTCTGCAGAAGCGAGCCGTATTCAGCCAGGCGATGAAGCCACGCTGGAACTTGCAGAAAACCGCGAGATCGGAGCGCGGGTCCGCTCCGTCACGCCATCGCTCGATCCTGAGAGCCGCAGCGCGACGGCAGTCCTTTCGCTCACGCGGTCCATCCCCGGTCTTCAACCAGGTGCCTTCCTGCAAGCGCGCATCCGACCTTCGGGCGAGGTCGACACGGGCCGCATGTCGGTGCCCGAAAGCGCGGTGCAGTCACTCGACGGCCAGGAAGTGGTTTTCGTGCGCACGCGCCGCGGCTTCCAGACCCGTCCGGTGGTGACCGGCGCACGTTCCGCAGGCCGCGTGGTGATCGAATCCGGTCTCGAAGCGAACTGGCGGATCGCAACCGAGAATGCCTTCCTGCTCAAAGCCGAACTCGAAAAAGAGGAAGCCGAACATGGACACTGA
- a CDS encoding efflux RND transporter permease subunit produces MIGMILDMAVRFRWAMVVLTIGVAIYGVMNLLRLPIDAVPDITNVQVQINTEAPALSPSQVETQVTYPVETGLAGIDGLEMTRSISRNGFSQVTAIFEEGTDIYFARQQVNERLTPITASLPEGAEPVMGPISTGLGEVLMYTIEFEHPGGKEAPKGNAVGWQSDGSFVTERGDRLDSDVAKAAYLRTIQDWVVAPLMRSVDGVAGVDSIGGFRKQYLVQPDPARMTGYGLSFDEVIDALEAANLAEGANFVERSGEALLARVDARLGSVQDIEQAVISTRGGVPIRVGDVATVSIGGDLRTGAASLNGDEAVVGTVLMRAGENSRTVSAQAAERLDEVRASLPQGVVAEIVYNRSSLVDATIATVEKNLVEGALLVIAILFLLLGNIRAAIIAALVIPFSMLMASIGMNRLGVSGNLMSLGALDFGLIVDGAVIIVENSVARLAARQEHEGRLLTLGERLTETRLAAQEMIKPTVYGQAIILLVFAPLLTFTGVEGKTFSPMAITVMLALASAFVLSLTFVPAMIAILLNKKLTEKEVKPIRIAKERYGPLVRKAIARPWPVIGAGAGIFAVAALVFSFLGSEFTPQLDERDIAVQSLRIPSTSLERSLAMQRRVEDRLEEFPQVQLVFSRTGTAEVASDPMPPNASDAYVILKPRDEWPDPDLSKDDLVAEMESALGGLVGNLYEFSQPIELRFNELIAGVRGDVAVKIYGDDLTAMTSAANEVAGILREVEGAADVKVQQVTGFPTLDIAFDRPTIARYGLKVEDVAQSVAIALGGRPAGLVFEGDRRFEVVVRLSDATRDDFDQLGALPVLLPNGATIPLRSVAEFRVVDGLAEVRREQGRRLVIVSSNVRERDLGSFVEEARANVEAQVELPAAAFIEWGGQYQNLQAAQERLQIVIPIAFAVILLLLYMAVGGWVPALAVFSAIPLALSGGIFSLALRGMPFSVSAAVGFIALSGVATLNGLVMVTAIRQRLDKGMALDEAIVEGGLARLRPVLMTALVASLGFVPMAIATGTGAEVQRPLATVVIGGLITATALTLFVLPAILKLVFATRKDDRTWRQRWWDRLRRNVTPEERQELQEVT; encoded by the coding sequence CTGATCGGCATGATCCTCGACATGGCCGTGCGTTTTCGCTGGGCCATGGTCGTTTTGACGATCGGTGTCGCCATCTATGGCGTGATGAACCTTCTTCGGCTTCCCATTGACGCCGTACCCGACATTACGAACGTTCAGGTGCAGATCAATACCGAAGCGCCCGCCCTTTCCCCCTCCCAGGTCGAAACGCAGGTAACCTATCCGGTGGAAACCGGTCTCGCCGGGATCGATGGTCTGGAAATGACCCGTTCGATTTCGCGCAACGGGTTCAGCCAGGTTACTGCAATCTTCGAAGAAGGTACTGACATCTATTTCGCGCGGCAGCAGGTCAATGAGCGCCTGACGCCGATCACCGCTTCGCTGCCCGAAGGAGCAGAACCGGTAATGGGACCTATCTCGACCGGTCTGGGCGAAGTGCTCATGTATACGATCGAGTTCGAGCATCCGGGGGGCAAGGAAGCACCGAAGGGCAATGCGGTCGGTTGGCAGTCCGACGGAAGCTTCGTTACCGAACGCGGTGACAGGCTGGATAGCGATGTCGCTAAGGCTGCTTATCTGCGTACCATTCAGGACTGGGTGGTCGCTCCACTCATGCGGTCGGTCGATGGCGTCGCCGGTGTCGATTCCATCGGGGGTTTCCGAAAGCAATATCTCGTACAGCCCGATCCTGCTCGCATGACAGGCTACGGGCTTTCATTCGATGAGGTGATCGATGCGCTGGAAGCCGCCAACCTTGCCGAAGGCGCGAATTTCGTCGAGCGATCAGGAGAAGCCCTGCTGGCTCGTGTCGATGCACGGCTCGGCAGTGTCCAGGACATCGAGCAAGCAGTCATATCTACACGTGGAGGCGTTCCCATTCGCGTGGGAGATGTCGCAACGGTCAGCATTGGCGGTGATCTCAGAACCGGGGCTGCATCGCTGAATGGCGACGAGGCTGTGGTTGGTACCGTCCTCATGCGGGCAGGAGAAAACAGCCGCACTGTTTCAGCCCAGGCCGCTGAGAGGCTTGACGAAGTCCGCGCCTCCCTGCCACAAGGTGTGGTAGCCGAAATCGTCTACAATCGTTCGTCTCTCGTCGATGCAACGATCGCGACCGTCGAGAAGAATCTCGTCGAGGGTGCGCTGCTGGTCATAGCCATCCTGTTCCTTTTGCTCGGCAACATACGGGCCGCAATTATCGCCGCTCTGGTTATCCCTTTTTCGATGCTGATGGCATCGATCGGCATGAACCGGCTCGGAGTGTCAGGCAATCTGATGAGTCTGGGCGCGCTTGACTTCGGTCTGATCGTCGATGGGGCCGTGATTATCGTCGAGAATAGTGTGGCACGTCTTGCGGCCAGACAGGAGCATGAGGGCCGGCTCCTGACACTTGGCGAACGGCTGACGGAAACGCGGCTTGCCGCGCAGGAGATGATCAAGCCGACTGTCTATGGTCAGGCGATTATCCTTCTGGTGTTCGCACCGTTGCTGACCTTCACCGGAGTCGAGGGCAAGACGTTCTCGCCGATGGCCATCACGGTCATGCTGGCGCTCGCGTCGGCATTCGTACTCTCGCTGACTTTCGTCCCGGCGATGATCGCGATCCTGCTGAACAAAAAACTGACGGAGAAGGAAGTCAAACCGATCCGGATCGCCAAGGAACGCTATGGGCCTCTTGTCCGCAAAGCCATCGCCCGCCCTTGGCCGGTGATCGGGGCCGGTGCCGGCATTTTTGCCGTTGCTGCTCTGGTGTTCAGTTTCCTTGGCAGCGAGTTTACACCGCAGCTCGACGAGCGCGATATCGCGGTGCAATCATTGCGAATCCCTTCCACATCTCTCGAGCGGTCTCTGGCGATGCAGCGGCGAGTAGAAGATCGATTGGAGGAATTTCCGCAAGTGCAGCTGGTATTCTCACGTACCGGTACTGCGGAAGTGGCCAGCGACCCGATGCCGCCCAACGCCTCCGATGCGTATGTGATCCTGAAGCCGCGCGATGAATGGCCTGACCCGGATCTTTCGAAAGATGATCTGGTGGCAGAAATGGAGAGTGCTCTGGGAGGCCTGGTTGGCAATCTCTATGAGTTCAGCCAACCAATCGAACTTCGCTTCAACGAACTGATCGCTGGCGTGCGCGGCGATGTCGCGGTCAAGATCTACGGCGACGACCTGACCGCCATGACCTCGGCAGCGAACGAGGTCGCCGGGATTTTGCGCGAGGTCGAGGGAGCTGCGGATGTTAAAGTCCAGCAGGTCACCGGTTTCCCAACGCTTGATATTGCCTTCGATCGTCCAACGATCGCTCGATATGGGCTGAAGGTCGAAGACGTCGCTCAATCCGTCGCAATTGCTTTGGGCGGGCGGCCTGCCGGGCTGGTCTTTGAAGGCGATCGAAGGTTCGAGGTCGTCGTTCGGCTTTCGGATGCGACACGCGATGATTTCGATCAGCTTGGTGCATTGCCGGTGCTGCTTCCGAACGGAGCGACCATACCGCTGCGCTCGGTCGCCGAATTCCGGGTTGTGGATGGCCTTGCCGAAGTCCGCCGTGAACAGGGACGCAGGCTGGTGATCGTTTCCTCCAACGTGCGCGAGCGCGATCTTGGCTCCTTCGTTGAGGAAGCGAGGGCGAATGTCGAGGCGCAGGTCGAATTGCCCGCTGCAGCCTTCATCGAGTGGGGCGGCCAGTACCAGAACCTTCAGGCTGCGCAGGAACGGTTGCAGATCGTTATCCCGATCGCTTTCGCGGTTATTCTCCTGTTGCTCTATATGGCAGTCGGAGGCTGGGTTCCCGCTCTGGCTGTTTTCAGCGCGATCCCGCTCGCCCTCTCTGGCGGCATCTTCTCGCTGGCTCTGCGCGGAATGCCGTTTTCGGTTTCGGCGGCAGTCGGGTTCATCGCCCTCTCGGGCGTGGCGACCCTCAACGGTCTCGTGATGGTGACTGCAATACGCCAGCGTCTGGACAAGGGGATGGCGCTCGATGAGGCCATCGTGGAAGGCGGACTGGCGCGCTTGCGTCCAGTATTGATGACGGCTCTGGTCGCGTCGCTCGGGTTTGTCCCCATGGCGATCGCGACCGGCACTGGAGCGGAGGTTCAACGGCCTCTGGCAACGGTGGTCATTGGCGGTCTGATCACCGCCACTGCGCTCACCTTGTTCGTCCTTCCCGCGATCCTGAAGCTCGTCTTCGCCACCAGAAAGGATGACCGGACGTGGCGTCAACGCTGGTGGGACCGCCTGCGCCGCAACGTCACTCCCGAGGAACGGCAAGAGCTGCAAGAGGTTACGTGA
- a CDS encoding heavy metal translocating P-type ATPase — protein sequence MTRTIELEVSPLLPDIPSETDHCIARLQSLLSSRIGVHEVTILPGEKDASARLAISYDADRLTVARIKELAHVAGAEISERYGHVVWQADGINSTRRAQTVADLLASKPGILEANADASGRFIAEYDRQLTDEPRIAGELKNLGVSVLAGDVARNAEHSSKDHDHDDEDRAGHSHGGIFGANTELYFSLASGVFLATGFGIEKLWSGHPGWLPFACYLAAYFFGGFFTVREAWDNLRLRRFEIDSLMLVAAAGAAFLGEWAEGALLLFLFSFGHALEHYAMGRAKRAIEALAELAPETARVKRGDDVVEVPVEELALGDVVIVRPNERLPADGFILDGVSAINQAPVTGESVPVDKSAVSNIASARANPDNLADDNRVFAGTINGSGALEVEVTRRSSDTTLAKVVQMVSEAEAQQSPTQRFTQRFERIFVPAVLALAGLLLFAWVVIDEPFRDSFYRAMAVLVAASPCALAIATPSAVLSGVARAARSGILVKGGAPLEDLGALKAIAFDKTGTLTEGEPRMTDVQPAQGVSENELLAIASAAENLSDHPLAQAIVRDGKQRLGDEALPEATSLESFTGKGITALVGGERVWIGKLEMFGQDGVPQLGAELSDAIESMRERGRTTMGVRSETRDLGAIGLLDTPRAAAKATLEALRGLGITRMIMISGDDQRVADAVGKEVGLDEAWGNLMPDDKVKAIRKLAGQDKVAMVGDGVNDAPAMANATVGIAMGAAGSDVALETADVALMADDLARLPFAVDLSRQTRSIIRQNMIVSLGIVVVLIPATIFGLGIGPAVAVHEGSTLIVVANALRLLAYKEKGSTKDIAEKPV from the coding sequence ATGACGCGAACCATCGAACTCGAAGTCTCACCGCTCCTTCCCGACATCCCGAGCGAAACCGATCATTGCATCGCGCGCTTGCAGTCTTTGCTCAGCTCGCGGATCGGCGTGCACGAGGTCACGATATTGCCCGGCGAGAAAGATGCATCCGCCCGACTAGCGATATCATACGATGCCGATCGCCTGACTGTCGCCCGCATCAAGGAGTTGGCCCATGTGGCCGGAGCGGAAATCTCCGAACGCTACGGACACGTTGTCTGGCAAGCCGATGGCATCAATTCCACCCGCCGTGCCCAAACGGTCGCGGACCTGCTGGCCAGCAAACCCGGTATCCTCGAAGCAAATGCTGATGCGAGCGGGAGGTTCATCGCCGAGTACGACCGTCAGCTAACCGATGAGCCTAGGATTGCTGGCGAGCTCAAGAACCTCGGCGTGTCGGTTCTGGCGGGCGATGTCGCCAGGAACGCCGAGCACTCTTCCAAAGACCATGATCACGATGATGAAGATCGTGCCGGGCACAGTCATGGTGGCATTTTCGGCGCGAACACCGAACTCTATTTCTCGCTCGCCTCGGGCGTATTTCTCGCGACCGGGTTCGGGATTGAGAAGCTATGGTCTGGGCATCCAGGATGGCTGCCATTCGCATGCTATCTCGCGGCGTATTTCTTTGGCGGATTCTTTACCGTCCGAGAGGCGTGGGACAATTTGCGCCTGCGCCGGTTTGAAATCGACAGCCTCATGCTTGTCGCCGCTGCGGGCGCCGCCTTTCTCGGGGAATGGGCCGAAGGCGCGCTATTGCTGTTCCTGTTCAGTTTCGGCCACGCGCTCGAACACTACGCGATGGGCCGCGCCAAGAGGGCGATCGAGGCGCTCGCCGAGCTCGCGCCGGAAACGGCACGAGTAAAACGTGGAGATGACGTCGTTGAGGTTCCGGTCGAGGAGCTTGCGCTAGGCGACGTCGTAATCGTGCGTCCGAACGAACGCCTTCCGGCTGACGGCTTCATCTTGGACGGCGTCAGTGCCATCAATCAGGCTCCGGTGACCGGGGAAAGCGTGCCGGTCGACAAGAGCGCGGTTTCGAATATCGCTTCTGCGCGCGCAAATCCTGACAATCTTGCGGATGACAATCGCGTCTTCGCAGGGACGATCAACGGATCGGGCGCGCTCGAAGTGGAAGTGACCCGGCGATCGAGTGACACGACCCTCGCCAAGGTCGTCCAAATGGTGAGCGAAGCCGAGGCTCAGCAATCTCCTACCCAGCGCTTCACGCAGCGCTTTGAGCGAATTTTTGTGCCTGCCGTGCTCGCTTTGGCCGGCCTGCTCCTTTTCGCCTGGGTTGTCATCGACGAGCCGTTCCGCGACAGTTTTTACCGGGCGATGGCGGTGCTTGTGGCTGCCAGCCCCTGCGCTTTGGCGATCGCGACCCCGAGCGCGGTCTTGTCCGGAGTAGCCAGAGCAGCACGCAGCGGCATTCTGGTAAAGGGCGGCGCGCCGCTCGAGGATCTCGGCGCGCTCAAGGCCATCGCGTTCGACAAGACCGGTACTCTTACCGAAGGCGAGCCCCGCATGACCGATGTCCAACCCGCGCAGGGTGTATCTGAAAACGAACTGCTTGCGATTGCCTCGGCGGCTGAAAATCTGAGCGATCATCCCCTAGCACAGGCGATTGTTAGGGACGGCAAGCAGCGGCTTGGCGATGAGGCACTGCCCGAAGCTACAAGTCTTGAAAGCTTCACAGGCAAGGGGATCACCGCGCTTGTCGGCGGTGAGCGGGTGTGGATCGGAAAGCTCGAAATGTTCGGGCAAGACGGGGTCCCTCAGCTCGGTGCCGAACTGTCGGATGCTATCGAGTCCATGCGCGAGCGCGGGCGGACGACGATGGGCGTTCGCTCGGAAACGCGCGATCTTGGAGCGATCGGTTTGCTCGACACGCCGCGGGCGGCAGCAAAGGCGACGCTCGAAGCGTTGCGCGGCCTCGGGATCACCCGAATGATCATGATCTCGGGCGACGACCAAAGAGTGGCCGATGCGGTTGGAAAGGAAGTCGGCCTCGACGAGGCCTGGGGCAATCTCATGCCCGACGACAAGGTCAAGGCCATCCGCAAGCTTGCCGGCCAGGACAAGGTTGCGATGGTCGGAGACGGGGTTAATGACGCTCCGGCCATGGCGAACGCAACGGTCGGAATAGCAATGGGGGCTGCCGGCTCGGACGTTGCATTGGAGACAGCCGATGTCGCGCTGATGGCCGATGATCTCGCCCGACTGCCTTTCGCCGTCGATCTGAGCCGACAAACCCGGTCAATCATCCGGCAGAACATGATCGTCAGTCTCGGAATTGTTGTCGTGCTCATCCCGGCAACCATTTTCGGTCTCGGGATAGGCCCCGCTGTCGCGGTTCACGAGGGATCAACGCTAATCGTGGTCGCCAATGCGCTTCGCCTTCTGGCGTATAAAGAGAAGGGCAGCACAAAAGACATAGCAGAGAAGCCAGTATGA